One segment of Mus caroli chromosome 6, CAROLI_EIJ_v1.1, whole genome shotgun sequence DNA contains the following:
- the LOC110297000 gene encoding D-3-phosphoglycerate dehydrogenase-like produces MAFANLRKVLISDSLDPCCXKILQDGGLQVVEKQNLSKEELIAELQDCEGLIVRSATKVTADVINAAEKLQVVGRAGTGVDNVYLEAATRKGILVMNTPNGNSLSAAELACGMIMCLARQIP; encoded by the coding sequence ATGGCCTTCGCAAATCTGCGCAAAGTACTCATCAGTGACAGCCTGGACCCCTGCTGCCNGAAGATCCTGCAAGATGGAGGGCTGCAGGTGGTGGAGAAGCAGAACTTGAGCAAGGAGGAGCTGATAGCTGAACTCCAGGACTGTGAAGGCCTCATTGTCCGTTCAGCTACTAAGGTCACTGCTGATGTCATCAATGCAGCAGAGAAGCTCCAGGTGGTGGGCAGGGCTGGCACAGGCGTGGACAATGTGTATCTGGAGGCTGCCACGAGGAAGGGCATCCTAGTCATGAACACCCCCAACGGGAACAGCCTCAGTGCTGCGGAGCTCGCCTGTGGGATGATCATGTGCCTGGCCAGGCAGATTCCCTAG